The Bradyrhizobium diazoefficiens genome contains the following window.
GAGTTCCGCTTCGTCTGCGATATCGACGATTACTGCGCCTGGACGCTGTCGCATCTAGCGCGCGCGTCTGATTTTCAGTGGCTTGCGGAACGCGCCGACGATTTTCGTCAGCCCTGGGCCGACTACACCATGACGCGCTATGGACGAAAAGCCGCGCGCGAGGGGCGCAAGGCGGCATATCTGCGATTCAAGCGACTCTGATTATTGCTTGAGCATGATTTTTTCGGATGCGCTAGATCGTTCGCCGGTTGCGCCAGAAATTCACGACGCGCTCGGCGGTCGTCGGCATCAGGCGCGTGAAGTTTACGCGCGCCTGCTCCAGATCGGCATCGGCCGGCATGCGATGCGGGCCGTACCACATCAGGACCAGCGCGCGCACCGTGGGCCAGCCGAGATTCAGGACCCGGCCGAGGATCAGGATCGGATCATAGCGGTCGCCCGCGATCAGGCGGTCGAGGATCGAGAGCCTGACGCCGGCCATCGCCGAGAGTGAGGCGACCGATTCCTCGTATTTGAGCGCCTTGGCGAAGCCGAGCAACGCGCTCTCGCCGAGATGACCGCCGCGATGCAGGCCGAGCACCGTGCGTTGCGCGGCGGAGAAATCGCGCCGCGGACCAGGCGGCAGCGCGGCCTCCTCGATCGCGGCCATGGCGCGCTTGATCTCGACTTGGCGCGCCGGATGGACCACGCTGGAGAGACGACGCCGAATGACGTCGAGCGTGCCGTCAAGAAGCTGTTTGAGGTGCTCGCCGGAGAGATCCTCGCGCTGGCCGATCTTGAGCGTCAGCACGCCGTCCTGGCTCGCGCGCTTGATCAGCTCCGAATAGCCGTCGGCTGAGAAGATCGCACCGGCATTGCCGGCGGCGCGGCGCACCACGTCGCGATCGCCGCGTTCGACTAGAACGTCGGTGATTTGCGTCGACAGGGTCGGCCGCTCCGTCATCGCCAACAGATGGCCCTGGCCCTTCAGCCGGGCGATCTCGACGAGTGCGGCTTCATCGAGCACGGGCGAGCGGCGCAGCACCGGGCCCGCCACCAGGATTTCGTTTTCGCGGGCGAGCTGGCCCACCAGATGCGGCGGAGCATTGTCCAGCTGCGAGAATCGCTCGGCCAGATCGACGCGCGAGGCAAGCTCCGCGTGCGGGACGAGATCGATCAGGAGATTGTCGAAGAGATCGACGAGGTCGGGACGAAGATTTGCGGCGTCCTGAAAGAACAGCGCGGCGATGGCGCGCGCGATCTCGCCACGGCGCCGGGGATCACCGCGTTTGACGATATCGTCCAGTCCGGGAATGAGCGACGTGGCAACGGTCATGAAACGCAACTCGAATCTGGCACGCCGTGGGCGCGCCATAGGCTCAAGCCGCCCCACAATCGGGGAATTTAGCCCCGTTTCGTGAAGGAAGCGTTGCTCCGGCGCTGCCGGCCGGGGCGCAAAAAGCCCGCATCCGGCTGCGATGGGCCTTGTCCGGGCGGGTGGAAAGCGCTATATCACCGCCAATTCATCTTCTCATACGATCCGCGTAGTGAGAGTGGGCCCGAAAGGACCCGCTCTTTTTTATTACCTGAGCGCGGCTTGGCGGAAGATGCGGCCCGACCGACTGTCGGGAAAGTTCCGAAGCGGGCTTTGACGTCTTAACCAAGCCTTAACCATCGAGACCATCGAGCGCCTTGACCCCTGATATGACCGAACCGAACACTGGTTCCACCGATGCCGAGTTGCTGGCCGAGCCGAGGCTCGTGGTCGAGCCGGGCGCCGCGGCACGGGTGTCTGCGGTCGCAGGTCCGGTGCTCGAGGGCATGGGCTACCGCCTGGTGCGAATCCGCATCTCGGGCGAGGCCGGCTGCACCGTGCAGATCATGGCCGAGCGGCCGGACGGCTCGATGCAGCTCGAGGATTGCGAGGCGATCTCGCGGGCCCTGTCGCCCGTGCTCGACGTCGCCGACCCCATCGATCGCGCCTACCGGCTGGAAATCTCCTCGCCGGGGATCGACCGCCCGCTGGTGCGCCGCTCCGATTTCGAGCGCTATTCCGGCTATCTGGTGAAGATCGAGATGGCGGTCGCTCATGAGGGACGCAAACGGTTCCGCGGCACGCTCGGGGCCGTCGAAGGCGACCGCGTGCATCTGCGTCGCGACGACGCCAAGGCAAACGACGATGTCGACGTGCTCCTGACGATGGAAGATATCGGCGAGGCCCGACTGGTGCTGACCGACGAGCTGATCGCGGAATCCATGCGCCGCGGCAAGGCCGAGGAACGCCAGATGCGCCGCGATCTCGGCATCGCGCCGCCGCAGGCACCGCACGCGGAGATCAGTGCGAAGACCACCAAGAACACCAAGCCGATGAAGAAGCCGGCCCCGACCAATACCAAGAAACATCGTCTTGCCGCCGAACGCGCGCGGCGCGGCGAGATCGAGCCTGACGAAGGAGACTAGCCATGGCAGTCAGCGCCAATCGACTTGAATTGCTCCAGATCGCCGACGCCGTCGCCCGCGAGAAATCAATCGACCGCGGCATCGTCATCGCGGCGATGGAAGATGCCATCGCCAAGGCGGCGCGGGCCCGTTACGGCAGCGAGACTGACGTTCATGCCGAGATCGATCCGAAGAAGGGCGAGCTGCGGCTGTCGCGCCACATGCTGGTCGTCGACAAGGTCGAAAACCACTCCAACCAGATCTCGCTGGTCGACGCGCAGCGCGCCAATCCCGGCGCCCAGGTCGGTGACACCATTGCCGACACGCTGCCGCCGCTGGAATACGGCCGCATCGCCGCGCAGTCGGCCAAGCAGGTGATCGTGCAGAAGGTGCGCGAGGCCGAGCGCGACCGGCAATATCAGGAGTTCAAGGACCGCATCGGCGACATCGTCAACGGCGTCGTCAAACGCGTCGAATATGGCAGCGTGATCGTCGACCTCGGCCGTGGCGAAGCCATCATCCGCCGCGACGAGATGCTGCCGCGCGAAGTGTTTCGCAACGGCGACCGCGTCCGCGCCTACATCTTCGACGTCCGCCGCGAGACCCGCGGTCCCCAGATCTTCCTCTCCCGCACCCACCCGCAGTTCATGGCGAAGTTGTTCGCGCAGGAAGTGCCGGAGATCTATGACGGCATCGTCGAGATCAAGGCGGTCGCCCGCGATCCGGGCTCGCGCGCGAAAATTGGCGTGATTTCCCGCGATTCCTCGGTCGATCCGGTCGGCGCCTGCGTCGGTATGCGCGGCTCGCGCGTGCAGGCCGTGGTGAACGAATTGCAGGGCGAGAAGATCGACATCATTCCGTGGTCGCCCGACATCGCGACCTTCGTGGTCAACGCGCTGGCGCCGGCCGAAGTCTCCAAGGTCGTCATCGACGAGGACCGCGAGCGCATCGAGGTCGTGGTGCCCGACACCAACAACCAGCTCTCGCTGGCGATCGGTCGTCGCGGCCAGAACGTCCGCCTCGCCTCGCAGCTCACCGGCTGGGACATCGACATCCTGACCGAACAGGAGGAATCGGAGCGCCGCCAGGCCGACTTCGAGAACTCCACCCGCGTCTTCATGGAATCGCTCAATGTCGACGAAGTGGTCGGCCAGCTACTCGCGTCCGAAGGCTTCACCTCGGTCGAGGAACTCGCGATGGTAGACCTCAAGGAACTCGCCGGTATCGAGGGTTTTGACGAGGAGACTGCGCAGGAGCTGCAGAACCGCGCCAGCGAATATCTCGATCAGCAGGAAGCCGAGATCGAGGGCCGGCGCAAGGAACTCGGCGTCGAGGACGCGGTCAAGGACGTGCCCGGCGTGACCTCGAAGATGCTGGTGAAGTTCGGCGAGAACGACATCAAGTCGGTCGAGGACCTCGCCGGCTGCGCCACCGACGATCTGGTCGGCTGGACCGAGCGCAAGGAAGGCGGCGAGCAGACCAAGTTTGCCGGCGCGCTCGACGGTCTCGGCGTCTCCCGCGACGATGCGGAGGCCATGATCATGCAGGCTCGCGTCAGGGCCGGCTGGATCACCGAGGCTGATTTGGCCAAGCCGGCCGAAGAGGCTGAGGCGGCCGAAGATCAGCCGGCTTAAGGGCGAAGGAGGATGTCGCCCGGATGCTTGCCAGCACTGACAACGAACTCGACCATGGACCGCGGACCGAAAGGTCCGCGACCATGCGGATGTGCGCTGTCAGCCGCGTGGTCCGGCCGATCGACGAACTGATCCGCTTCGTTGTATCGCCCCAGGGCGACATAGTTCCCGATCTCAAGCGAAAGCTGCCCGGACGGGGCATGTGGGTGACGGCATCGCACCAGGTGGTTGCGGAAGCCGTCCGTCGTCACCAATTTACCAAAGCCTTCAGGCGCGACCTGCGCATTCCCAAGACGCTTCCCGCCGACATCGAGGCGCTCCTGGTACGGAGCGTGACCGAAGCCCTTGGGATTGCTGCCAAGGCGAGGCAGGTCGTCGCCGGCTTCGGCAAGGTCGAGAGCGCCCTGCGGGAAGGCACGGTCGAGGTCCTGATCCATGCCAGCGACGGGGCCGCGGACGGAATCCGCAAATTGGACATGCTGGCGCGGCAAAATGACGGAAATCGCGGTGTCCAGCCGCCGATTCCCGTCGTCACCGCACTGAAATCGATAGAATTGGATTTGGCACTTACCCGGTCAAATGTGATACATGCTGCCCTGCTCGCGGGCCCGGCGAGCAAGTCATTCCTGTCACGTAGCCAGATGCTGGTCCGATACCGGCTGGCGGACGATGACAAGACTGCCGAACAGCCCGGCCAGGATTTCTGAGAGACAACGACGACCCGATAGGATGGTGCGGCAACGCACAACACTGACAAATCAGGATTAGGACTGCTGAATGGTTGATACCAAGACCCCTGACGACAAGAAGCTGAGCGTTCCGAGCAAGACGCTATCGCTCAAGCCGCGCGTCGAAACGGGCACTGTGCGTCAGAGCTTCAGCCATGGCCGCAGCAAGCAGGTCGTGGTCGAGAAGCGCGGCAAGCGCCGCATCGACGGCAGCCCTGAGCCGCAGGCACCCACGGTTGTTGCTAAGCCGGCGCCAGCTGCACCCGCGCCCGCCCCATCACGCCCGGCGCCGCCGCGCAACTCCGGCTCCGGCGTCGTGCTGCGCACGCTGACCGAGGACGAACGCTCCGCCCGCGCCAGCGCGCTCGCCGACGCCAAGGTTCGCGAAGTCGAAGAGCGCCGCCAGGCCGAGGAAGAGGCCCAGCGCCGCACCGTCCGCGAAACCGCTGAGCGCGCCGAGCGCGAGGCCGCCGAATCCCGCCGCAAGGCCGAGGAAGAGCGCCATCGTCACGAGGACGAGGCCAAGCGCAAGGCCGAGACCGAGGCCAAGAAGCGTTTTGGCGAAGGCGAACAGCCGGCATCGGCCGTGCGCCCCGCAACGGCGGCACCGGCCGCTCCCGTGCCGCGGCCCACGACGGCCGCTCCGCGCCCGGGCACGACGACCGCTCGCCCGGCAACCACCGCTGCGCGGCCGGCCGGCCCCGCCGCTCGTGCCCCCGGCGTCGCAGCCGGACCGGACGAGGATGACGGTCCGCGCCAGATCCGCCGCGGTCCCGGCGGCGCCGCGCGTCCCGTGGTGGCCCCCAAGCCCACCCACAAGCCCGGCCCGCAGAAGGAGCGCGGGCGCCTGACGGTCGTCACCGCGCTCAATGCCGACGAGGTCCGCGAGCGCTCGATCGCCTCGTTCCGCCGCCGCACCCAGCGCCTGAAGGGCCATGCCGCGAACGAGCCGAAGGAAAAGCTCATCCGTGAGGTGGTCATTCCGGAAGCGATCACCATCCAGGAGCTCGCCAACCGCATGGCCGAGCGTGCGGTGGAAATCATCCGCATGCTGATGAAGCAGGGCGCGATTCACAAGATCACCGACGTGATCGACGCCGACACTGCGCAGCTGATTGCCGAAGAACTCGGCCACACCGTCAAGCGCGTCGCCGCGTCCGACGTTGAAGAAGGCCTGTTCGACGCCGTCGACGATTCCAACGACACCGAGACGCGTTCGCCGGTCGTCACCGTGATGGGCCACGTCGACCACGGCAAGACCTCGCTGCTCGACGCGCTCCGCCATGCCAACGTCGTCTCCGGCGAAGCCGGCGGCATCACCCAGCATATCGGCGCCTATCAGGTGCTGTCGCCCGAAAGCGGCAAGAAGATCACCTTCATCGATACGCCCGGCCACGCCGCATTCACCGCGATGCGCGCCCGCGGCGCCAAGGTCACCGACATCGTCGTGCTGGTGGTCGCGGCCGATGACGGCGTCATGCCGCAGACGATCGAAGCCATCAACCACGCCAAGGCCGCACGCGTGCCGATCATTGTTGCCATCAACAAGATCGACAAGCCCGACGCGAAGCCCGAGCGCGTGCGCACCGAGCTGCTCCAGCACGAGGTGCAGGTGGAATCGTTCGGCGGCGACGTCGTCGACGTCGAAGTGTCCGCCAAGAACAAGACCAATCTCGACAAGCTGCTCGAGATGATCGCGCTCCAGGCCGACATCCTCGACCTGAAGACCAATTCGGAACGTCCGGCCGAAGGCACCGTGATCGAAGCCAAGCTCGATCGCGGCCGCGGTCCGGTTGCGACCGTGCTGGTCCAGCGCGGCACGCTTCGTGTCGGCGACATCATCGTCGCTGGCGCCGAGATGGGCCGCGTCCGCGCGCTGATCTCGGATCAGGGCGAAACGGTGCAGGAAGCCGGTCCTTCCGTACCGGTCGAGGTGCTCGGCTTCAACGGTCCGCCGGAGGCCGGCGATCGTCTCGCCGTCGTCGAGAACGAAGCCCGCGCCCGCCAGGTCACCAGCTACCGCGCGCACCAGAAGCGCGAGAACGCGGCTGCCTCGATCTCCGGCATGCGCGGCTCGCTCGAGCAGATGATGTCGCAGTTGAAGACGGCGGGCCGCAAGGAATTCCCGCTGATCATCAAGGCCGACGTACAGGGCTCGCTGGAAGCCATCCTCGGCTCGCTGGAAAAGCTCGGCACCGACGAAGTCGCCGCCCGCATCCTGCATGCCGGCGTCGGCGGCATCTCGGAATCCGACGTGACGCTCGCAGAAGGCTTCAACGCCGCGATCATCGGCTTCTCGGTTCGTGCCAACAAGGAGGCGGCTGCGGCCGCCAAGCGCAACGGCATCGAGATCCGCTACTACAACATCATCTACGACCTCGTGGACGACGTGAAGAAGGCCATGAGCGGCCTGCTCGCGCCGACCTTGCGCGAAACCATGCTGGGCAATGCCGCGATCCTGGAGATCTTCAACATCTCCAAGGTCGGCAAGGTTGCCGGCTGCCGGGTCACCGACGGCACCGTGGAACGCGGCGCCAATGTGCGCCTGATCCGCGACAACGTCGTCGTGCACGAAGGCAAGCTGTCGACCCTGAAGCGCTTCAAGGACGAAGTGAAGGAAGTCCAGTCCGGTCAGGAATGCGGCATGGCCTTCGAGAACTACCACGACATGCGCGCCGGTGACGTGATCGAGTGTTATCGCGTGGAGACGATCCAGCGCTCCCTGTAAGTCCAAATCTTACCGAAGCGCGCGGATCTTTTTGAACTGCAATTGCGAGAGTGCGATGGCCGGATTTTTCCGGCCATCCACGCCTCATTCGCTCCAACAGGACAAATGACAATGCCCGTGTCCGAATGCGGGCATGACGAGGTGATTTCCAGACCATGCCCCGCCACCACCAGAAGAAAAGTTCCGCGCCCGGCGGCTCGCAGCGCCAGCTGCGCGTCGGTGAGCAGGTTCGCCACGCGATAGCCGAGATTCTGGCGCAAGGCAGCGTGCATGATGCGGACCTCGAAGGTCACATCATCACCGTGCCGGAGGTGCGGATGTCGCCCGACCTGAAGCTCGCGACGGTTTACGTGATGCCGCTCGGTGGCCGCGACACCGAGCTCGTCATCGCTGCGCTCGAGCGCAACAAGAAATTCCTGCGCGGCGAAGTCGCGCGGCGCGTTAACCTGAAATTTGCACCTGATCTTCGTTTCCGCGTCGACGAGCGATTCGACGAAGCGGAACGGATCGAGAAGCTTTTGCGAACACCTGCGGTGCAGAAGGACCTCGAACAGGACTTGGAACAGGACTTGGAACAGGACTTGGAACAGGACTTGGAACAGGATCCGGATTCGGATCGGGAAGAAGAGCAATGATGATGGACCCGGCTCACGGCACGATCGGCAGCGAAGAGCCCGATATGCGCGACATGCAGAAAAATAATTTTGCAGAGGTCGGCGGCGATGCTCAGCCGCAGCAGGAGGTGCGTCGCGTCAACAACGATCCGCGCGCGGCCAAGCAGAAGGGCAATCAACCGCGCCGCGACCGGCGCGACGTGCACGGCTGGGTCGTGCTCGACAAGCCGATCGGCATGACCTCGACGCAGGCCGTTGCCGTGCTCAAACGCCTGTTCAACGCCAAGCGCGCCGGCCACGCCGGTACGCTCGACCCGCTCGCCTCCGGCGGCTTGCCGATCGCACTTGGAGAGGCCACCAAGACGGTTCCTTTCGTGATGGACGGCCGCAAGCGCTACCAGTTCACCGTGTGCTGGGGCGAGGAGCGCGACACCGACGACATCGAGGGCCAAGTCACCGCGACCTCCGACCAGCGCCCGACCCGCGAGGCCATCGAGGCCCTGCTGCCCCGTTTCACGGGGGTGATCGAGCAGGTTCCGCCGCGCTATTCGGCGATCAAGGTCCAGGGCGAGCGCGCCTATGACCTGGCCCGCGACGGCGAGGTCGTGGAACTGGCGCCGCGCCCGGTCGAAATTCACCATTTAACCCTTGTTGATCAACCAGATAGCGACCGATCCGTGTTCGAAGCCGAGTGCGGCAAGGGCACCTATGTCCGGGCGCTGGCCCGCGATATGGGCCGGATTCTGGGCACTTTCGGCCACATCTGCGCGCTGCGGCGGACCCTGGTCGGCCCGTTTGACGAGAACGATATGATTCCGCTGGATCAGCTGGAGGCTTTGTGCGATAGAGCCGCGTCCGGCGAGGGAAGCCTCGCCGACGCGCTGATGCCCGTTGAGACCGCGCTGGACGACATCCCGGCACTGGCCGTCACTCGGGCTGATGCGGCAAGGCTCCATCGGGGCCAGGCCGTTTTGTTGCGCGGACGGGATGCGCCCACTAGTAGCGGCACAGTCTATGTCACGGTGGCAGGCCGACTTCTCGCGCTTGCCGAAGTTGGCAATGGCGAAATCATCCCCAAGCGTGTGTTCAACCTGACCGGCCTGACTGCCTCAACCGGTCGCAACGAGAGAAATTGACGATGTCGATTGCCGCAGAACGCAAAGCGGAAGTCATCAAGACGAATGCCAACAAAGTCGGCGACACCGGTTCGCCCGAGGTGCAGGTTGCGATCCTGTCGGAACGCATCGCCAACCTCACGAGCCATTTCAAGACTCACGTGAAGGACAACCATTCGCGTCGCGGCCTCTTGAAGCTGGTGTCGACCCGCCGCTCGCTCCTCGACTATGTGAAGAAGAAGGACGAGGCGCGCTACAAGGCGCTGCTCGAGAAGCACAACATTCGTCGTTAAGTGTTCCTGCGCGCGCCACCGGCGCGCGTTTTGGCGCGTGGCTTCGAACGAAAGCGCCTATTTTAGGGTTTTTGATCGAGGCTCACGCGCATGTCGGGTGCGGGCCCAAAGCGCGATAAGAATCGCACTTTGGATTGTTGTTTGAGCATGATCTTGTCGGAAAACCGCTTCGCACTTTTCCGGATCATACTCGAATGATGTTTCGTATCCGAGGCATGATGAGCGAAGACCGCTACTCGGTGTTCGCGTTCGTGCCGACTGACAGTCCAGCGGCAATCCGGCGGCTGGGCGCAACGGGCAAGGCGCCCGTATGACCCGAAAGGATGGACGCCATCCGACATCCAAAAACCATGGCAGGATCGCAGGACGCTGATCGCCCGCTCCGATCAGCGTCCCGCAATCTTGACATGGTTTTTGTTTTTCGAGCCGTCCCTTCTTTCGAGAACCCATGAAAGAAGACCTCTATGTTCAATAAGCATTCAGTCGAGATCGACTGGGGCGGACGCCCTCTCAAGCTTGAAACCGGCAAGATCGCACGCCAGGCCGACGGCGCCGTCGTTGCCACCTATGGCGAGACCGTGGTGCTCGCCACCGTCGTTGCGGCGAAGTCGCCGCGTGAAGGCGTCGATTTCCTGCCGCTGACCGTCGACTACCAGGAAAAGACCTACGCAGCCGGCCGCATTCCCGGCGGCTATTTCAAGCGCGAAGGACGTCCGACCGAGAAGGAGACGCTGGTCTCCCGCCTGATCGACCGTCCGATCCGTCCGCTGTTCGTCGACGGCTGGCGCAACGAGACCCAGGTGATCGTCACCGTGCTCTCGCACGACATGGAGAACGATCCCGATATCGTCGCACTGGTGGCCTCCTCGGCCGCGCTGACCCTGTCGGGCGCTCCCTTCAAGGGTCCGATCGGCGCCGCCCGCGTCGGCTTCGTCAATGACGAATACGTGCTCAACCCGACGCTCGACGAGATGGTCGACACCCAGCTCGACCTCGTCGTCGCCGGCACCGCCGACGCCGTGCTGATGGTGGAATCGGAAGCCAAGGAGCTGAACGAAGACATCATGCTCGGCGCGGTGATGTTCGGTCACCGCCACTTCCAGCCGGTCATCAACGCGATCATCGAGCTCGCCGAGAAGGCCGCGAAGGAGCCGCGCGAAGTCACCGTCATCGACAATTCCGCGCTCGAGAAGGAAATGCTCGGCCTCGTCGAGCAGGAGCTGCGCGCAGCCTACGCCATTCCGGTCAAGCAGGATCGCTACGCCGCGGTCGGCAAGGTCAAGGAAAAGGTGATCGCCCACTACTTCCCCGACGGGCAGGAGCCGAAATACGACAAGCTGCGCATCGGCGGCGTGTTCAAGGAGCTCGAGGCGAAGATCGTTCGCTGGAACATCCTCGACACCGGCAAGCGCATCGATGGCCGTGACAGCAAGACCGTGCGCAACATCGTCGCCGAAGTCGGCGTGCTGCCCCGCGCCCACGGTTCGGCGCTGTTCACCCGCGGTGAAACCCAGGCGATGGTCGTCACCACGCTCGGCACCGGCGAGGACGAGCAGTACATCGACGCGCTGTCCGGAACGTACAAAGAGACGTTCCTGCTGCACTACAACTTCCCTCCCTACTCGGTCGGTGAGACCGGCCGCCTCGGCGGCACCAAGCGTCGCGAAATCGGCCACGGCAAGCTGGCCTGGCGCGCGATCCACCCCGTGCTGCCGCCGTACCACGAATTCCCCTACACCACGCGCGTGGTGTCGGAGATCACCGAATCCAACGGCTCGTCGTCGATGGCTTCGGTCTGTGGCGCTTCGCTCGCGCTGATGGACGCCGGCGTGCCGTTGAAGCGGCCGACCGCGGGCATCGCGATGGGCCTGATCCTCGAAGACAAGCGCTTCGCGGTCCTCTCGGACATCCTCGGTGACGAGGATCATCTCGGCGACATGGACTTCAAGGTCGCCGGCACCGAGCAGGGCATCACCTCGCTCCAGATGGACATCAAGATCGAGGGCATCACCGAGGAGATCATGAAGGTCGCGCTCGGCCAGGCCAAGGATGGGCGCATCCACATCCTCGGCGAGATGGCCAAGGCGCTCACCAATGCCCGCGCCGAGCTCGGCGAATACGCGCCGCGCATCGAGACCTTCAAGATCGCCACCGACAAGATCCGCGAAGTGATCGGCACCGGCGGCAAGGTGATCCGCGAAATCGTCGAGAAGACCGGCGCCAAGGTCAACATCGAGGACGACGGCACCGTGAAGGTCGCCTCCAGCGACGGCGAGGCGATGAAGGCGGCGATCAAGTGGATCAAGTCGATCGCCTCGGATCCGGAAGTCGGCCAGATCTATGAAGGCACCGTCGTCAAGGTGATGGAGTTCGGCGCCTTCGTGAACTTCTTCGGCGCCAAGGACGGCCTGGTCCATATCAGCCAGCTCGCTTCGGCGCGCGTGCAGAAGACCTCCGACGTCGTCAAGGAAGGCGACAAGGTCAAGGTCAAGCTGCTCGGCTTCGACGATCGCGGCAAGACCCGCCTGTCGATGAAGGCGGTCGACCAGGAGACCGGCGAGGACCTCGAGGCCAAGGGCGGCGAGGGCGAGAAGGCCCCGCGCGAAGCAGCCGGCGAGTAATCGCTCCGCACACCATCAGAAACACGAAGGGCGGCCTCTCGGCCGCCCTTTTTGTTTGTCGCTCGCTGAACTCAGGGATCACGCCGCGATATCGAACCGGTCGAGGTTCATCACCTTGGTCCAGG
Protein-coding sequences here:
- the rpsO gene encoding 30S ribosomal protein S15, which translates into the protein MSIAAERKAEVIKTNANKVGDTGSPEVQVAILSERIANLTSHFKTHVKDNHSRRGLLKLVSTRRSLLDYVKKKDEARYKALLEKHNIRR
- the rbfA gene encoding 30S ribosome-binding factor RbfA, with translation MPRHHQKKSSAPGGSQRQLRVGEQVRHAIAEILAQGSVHDADLEGHIITVPEVRMSPDLKLATVYVMPLGGRDTELVIAALERNKKFLRGEVARRVNLKFAPDLRFRVDERFDEAERIEKLLRTPAVQKDLEQDLEQDLEQDLEQDLEQDPDSDREEEQ
- the truB gene encoding tRNA pseudouridine(55) synthase TruB, with amino-acid sequence MMMDPAHGTIGSEEPDMRDMQKNNFAEVGGDAQPQQEVRRVNNDPRAAKQKGNQPRRDRRDVHGWVVLDKPIGMTSTQAVAVLKRLFNAKRAGHAGTLDPLASGGLPIALGEATKTVPFVMDGRKRYQFTVCWGEERDTDDIEGQVTATSDQRPTREAIEALLPRFTGVIEQVPPRYSAIKVQGERAYDLARDGEVVELAPRPVEIHHLTLVDQPDSDRSVFEAECGKGTYVRALARDMGRILGTFGHICALRRTLVGPFDENDMIPLDQLEALCDRAASGEGSLADALMPVETALDDIPALAVTRADAARLHRGQAVLLRGRDAPTSSGTVYVTVAGRLLALAEVGNGEIIPKRVFNLTGLTASTGRNERN
- the infB gene encoding translation initiation factor IF-2, whose protein sequence is MVDTKTPDDKKLSVPSKTLSLKPRVETGTVRQSFSHGRSKQVVVEKRGKRRIDGSPEPQAPTVVAKPAPAAPAPAPSRPAPPRNSGSGVVLRTLTEDERSARASALADAKVREVEERRQAEEEAQRRTVRETAERAEREAAESRRKAEEERHRHEDEAKRKAETEAKKRFGEGEQPASAVRPATAAPAAPVPRPTTAAPRPGTTTARPATTAARPAGPAARAPGVAAGPDEDDGPRQIRRGPGGAARPVVAPKPTHKPGPQKERGRLTVVTALNADEVRERSIASFRRRTQRLKGHAANEPKEKLIREVVIPEAITIQELANRMAERAVEIIRMLMKQGAIHKITDVIDADTAQLIAEELGHTVKRVAASDVEEGLFDAVDDSNDTETRSPVVTVMGHVDHGKTSLLDALRHANVVSGEAGGITQHIGAYQVLSPESGKKITFIDTPGHAAFTAMRARGAKVTDIVVLVVAADDGVMPQTIEAINHAKAARVPIIVAINKIDKPDAKPERVRTELLQHEVQVESFGGDVVDVEVSAKNKTNLDKLLEMIALQADILDLKTNSERPAEGTVIEAKLDRGRGPVATVLVQRGTLRVGDIIVAGAEMGRVRALISDQGETVQEAGPSVPVEVLGFNGPPEAGDRLAVVENEARARQVTSYRAHQKRENAAASISGMRGSLEQMMSQLKTAGRKEFPLIIKADVQGSLEAILGSLEKLGTDEVAARILHAGVGGISESDVTLAEGFNAAIIGFSVRANKEAAAAAKRNGIEIRYYNIIYDLVDDVKKAMSGLLAPTLRETMLGNAAILEIFNISKVGKVAGCRVTDGTVERGANVRLIRDNVVVHEGKLSTLKRFKDEVKEVQSGQECGMAFENYHDMRAGDVIECYRVETIQRSL
- a CDS encoding DUF2336 domain-containing protein, which codes for MTVATSLIPGLDDIVKRGDPRRRGEIARAIAALFFQDAANLRPDLVDLFDNLLIDLVPHAELASRVDLAERFSQLDNAPPHLVGQLARENEILVAGPVLRRSPVLDEAALVEIARLKGQGHLLAMTERPTLSTQITDVLVERGDRDVVRRAAGNAGAIFSADGYSELIKRASQDGVLTLKIGQREDLSGEHLKQLLDGTLDVIRRRLSSVVHPARQVEIKRAMAAIEEAALPPGPRRDFSAAQRTVLGLHRGGHLGESALLGFAKALKYEESVASLSAMAGVRLSILDRLIAGDRYDPILILGRVLNLGWPTVRALVLMWYGPHRMPADADLEQARVNFTRLMPTTAERVVNFWRNRRTI
- the rimP gene encoding ribosome maturation factor RimP; amino-acid sequence: MTEPNTGSTDAELLAEPRLVVEPGAAARVSAVAGPVLEGMGYRLVRIRISGEAGCTVQIMAERPDGSMQLEDCEAISRALSPVLDVADPIDRAYRLEISSPGIDRPLVRRSDFERYSGYLVKIEMAVAHEGRKRFRGTLGAVEGDRVHLRRDDAKANDDVDVLLTMEDIGEARLVLTDELIAESMRRGKAEERQMRRDLGIAPPQAPHAEISAKTTKNTKPMKKPAPTNTKKHRLAAERARRGEIEPDEGD
- the nusA gene encoding transcription termination factor NusA; the encoded protein is MAVSANRLELLQIADAVAREKSIDRGIVIAAMEDAIAKAARARYGSETDVHAEIDPKKGELRLSRHMLVVDKVENHSNQISLVDAQRANPGAQVGDTIADTLPPLEYGRIAAQSAKQVIVQKVREAERDRQYQEFKDRIGDIVNGVVKRVEYGSVIVDLGRGEAIIRRDEMLPREVFRNGDRVRAYIFDVRRETRGPQIFLSRTHPQFMAKLFAQEVPEIYDGIVEIKAVARDPGSRAKIGVISRDSSVDPVGACVGMRGSRVQAVVNELQGEKIDIIPWSPDIATFVVNALAPAEVSKVVIDEDRERIEVVVPDTNNQLSLAIGRRGQNVRLASQLTGWDIDILTEQEESERRQADFENSTRVFMESLNVDEVVGQLLASEGFTSVEELAMVDLKELAGIEGFDEETAQELQNRASEYLDQQEAEIEGRRKELGVEDAVKDVPGVTSKMLVKFGENDIKSVEDLAGCATDDLVGWTERKEGGEQTKFAGALDGLGVSRDDAEAMIMQARVRAGWITEADLAKPAEEAEAAEDQPA
- a CDS encoding RNA-binding protein, with protein sequence MLASTDNELDHGPRTERSATMRMCAVSRVVRPIDELIRFVVSPQGDIVPDLKRKLPGRGMWVTASHQVVAEAVRRHQFTKAFRRDLRIPKTLPADIEALLVRSVTEALGIAAKARQVVAGFGKVESALREGTVEVLIHASDGAADGIRKLDMLARQNDGNRGVQPPIPVVTALKSIELDLALTRSNVIHAALLAGPASKSFLSRSQMLVRYRLADDDKTAEQPGQDF